The Gossypium hirsutum isolate 1008001.06 chromosome A13, Gossypium_hirsutum_v2.1, whole genome shotgun sequence nucleotide sequence ttagtccctgtatattagatcaaagagcaaattgatcctccttttaacaatttcatccatttttactgttaaaaatggTTCATTGTATGTCAGAAAGAGGTATATGTGGCAAGTCATGTGTAACTATCTAGTTATTCTGTCAGCAATGACAATTTTTACCagaagaaatgaatgaaatttttaacaaaaatgactagtttgctctttgatctaacgtacaagggctaatttgcccattttttaagtcaaaggggcaaaatgcaatctgactcctaatacaagggcttccatggtacttttaccagtCCATGCTCTAAGAACAAGGGAAAAAAGGAAACAACTGGGCAACTCAGGATTCCATTAAATCAAGAACCAAAATGGTGCTCACTCAAGTCATATAATGCTAACTACTTGGCTGTCCACTACCTCAGAGGAACATTACCATAAAACAGATGCATCAAAATATTGCCTTATGAATCGCTTGGGACCCTATCAAACATACTCCTAATATTGCTCCCCGTTTTATCAATGTCAATTATTAAACCGATCTTCAAAGCTTCTAGCAACCTAGATCCATGTCTATAATagtctttccttttattttaggcTCTCCAAATTtctcaaagaagaaaacaaatatGGATATCATGGCCAAAAGTTCTTATTTCAATGGTAAACATCTAGTTCATATGTCCTGAGGCTTACTGCATTTCCCATATTCTAATACTTGCCACAACTCATAAATAGCAGTAGTAAAGCTATCAAGAgtgtatatatacaaatatacaaaaataatagaAGGTACCAAACTTACAGCTCTATCAAATTCCAACATGAAGCATCTCTTGACGTCATCCTTGGTAGGCTTGCAGCCACACCGGTCACGTCTAGATGTAAGGTCCGAAAATTTGGCATAAGTGTAGTGTAGAACAGCAGCCTCCTCCAATTTGATTTCACTTGAAGGAAAAAATAGTTATGTTCAGAACCATTTGTATGTACACCgaaaattatacaaatataagCAGTTCCATTCTCACAAGTTACACAGTTTCAATTAAGATATGCTTATCCATGATATGATGCCAACATAAAAATGCTCTCACTGCCAATGAACAAGCTGGCCCCGTCCCCCAACACCAAGGCCCCAAACACTACCTTCCCCATCCTTCATGCTCTATGCAAGTATgtatattgaatcacataagaATTTATGAGATATGTGCATTTTTGGTCAGGTTATCTGACCATGATTTTCTCAGAGTACAGAGAGTCATCATACTTTGGGGTTTTCATATAATTGTGCCATCTGTGAGCACCATTTGGACGAAGATGATCCTGAATGCGGGCAGCTGCTTTCCCATTCCCATAAGTCAAGAAATAATTTGGATTACCACGAGTTGATTCTTTATACATGCCAAAGTATGTGTCCTTTGGTAGATGGTCATAGTTCTTCTTGAACATTGACACCTGTTGTATGAAAAGAAACATAAGCCACTTATGAAACTCCAAATCTTAACTTCAGCCATTCAATTTACTGAACTAATGAAAACAACAAAAGAGGACAAGTGACAATTTACCTCAGTAAAAGGATCTTTGATATCATCTCGTTCAACGCTGCTCTCCtaaacaaaaaggaagaaaaattcCACTATCAAACATCAGAGACCAGGAATCCAAATGAAAAACAAGATATCAAATCATAACCGCCAGTTCCAAGCTCCCTTATTGATAACTTTTCTCATTAATCTATATACTGCCACTTACATAGTTAGGAAATATGACCATATCAACATTGCTAGGTACATCAAGTAGCAACTGCCTCAAAGAATATTCACTTGCACCAGCTGGGTGTATTAGCTCATCAGTATCAAGATGCAGTATCCACTCCATTCTGGCATCCTTATATTTCAGAAAGCAAAAGGGAAAGAACTTATCAGAATAAGCTCAAGAGCCGAGACTACTGTGCTAATAATTACAATCAACAAAAAATTTCCATTCATGGAAATAGAATTGTTTATAGAGCATACCCTTGCCATGACAATGGCCATTTCCATATTGAGAGACTGCTTCACAAATAGTTCATAATTGCAAGGCTTGTAAAAGAAACTCGACAACCATGTTTCATTCCAGATCCGGCTGATAACCAcagaaaaatggaaaaagaataaaaatcaaGTAAACAAACTCTGACAGTAAAATAAAGAACAGAGAAAGGGAATTGTCCCTAGAGAAAtggaaaagaaacagaatgaagTAAACACAAATGCATGCACACAAATATATGAAAGAAAGTATCAAATAAATTCAAAACAAAGACAACTTATCAGCAGCAACCTCCATATTATAGCTAACAGGAAGAAATATTGAGACAAGACAACCATGCTCTCACTTAAGCTTTAGAATCTATGAGATGTATTTCAATCATAGAAGGGAAAAAGCTAATTGACCTTTTAGCCTGCTGCTCCTCAAGCTCTTTTGTTCTGTATACAACTTTTACTCCCTGAAGGGTAAAATCATAACACATTCTATAAGCAATTCAGACCAACAACAACCACTGCTAAATCAAGTGGAATAGTTCtacttatatatgaaaaaaaaaagcagagAAAAACTAATTCAGAGAAGGCCAAAGACTTTGTAAACTCACGGGAAGAGACTccaaaactttagaaacattagGAGAAGCAGCATGCCCTTCCACAAAGAGGAAAAAGTTTGTGACACCAAGAACTCTATGATAAAACATCCATGGTAAAATCTGCTCCAAGCCAGCTGATGTACTTGTTGTAATACAAATCTGCCATTTCAAAAGCAAAATTGCTGAGTCTCATAAACAATCGCTTCAGTTGCCTATAGAGGAAAAATCAGCTAAAAGAAACAAGGTATGAACTTGATTTAGGTCTTCCAAACATAATGAATCAATGGGTAAAAACAATAATATTGTTTTGATCTAAAGTCCAGAAAACGGTACGGATCTAATCCCATATAACAAGATCTCAAGCTGAAACTACAGCAGTTAAGCAATATCCATCAAATATTAATTACCAGAACCCAGAtaacattttgaatttttttgtaaaaaaaagtacAGCCAACAAAATAGATCACCATAAAAGCAAGGTTCAGATCATCCACAAAAAGGGGGGAGGGTTACCTTTGGCCTTAAATTAGCTTCAAAACCAAATTTCCAGTCCCCATAGTAAGGGAGAGAATGAGAAGAGGTACGACCGAGATTGATGCAATCCGAAGAAGAATGCGATTTGGGAGAGAGAGATGAGAAAGTCTCCATGCCAGGGAAGATCTCGTGGTGGGACCCACGTGGTGCCCATCGTGAATAGGCGGCGGATGTGGCGATGGTGGGATCGGATACACCCCCTCCGCGCCACTGGAGGACGAAAGCTAAGGCAGCTAAAGAGAGAGGGAGGAGTGTTAAGAGGAGCAGGAGCTTAGAGACGAAGGATTGGGAGGAAGAGGAGGAAGCTGCCGTGGCGGACAGCAGCGGCGTAGAGCGGTGGTGATGGTGGTGGCTGGGCATTGTGATGGCTATGGTGGAGACAGTAACAAATGAAGAGGGAGATCAAGGAAAGGACTTTTCAAGtgtaaaataaaatctaaaatttccaaatataattttttttcaaattaatttccaaatatttttattaaaactggGTAAATTActcaaagtaaaataatttttccattaaaatttctatccatttttactTATAATGCTAAACTTAATTAACGAAATAATCCGATAATAACACGTAATCTGTCAAGTGTATAGTTagcaattattaaaaaaataaaaatactaaaaggaaacatttaacttttttaataattatttgactcataaaaaattattaaaaattaataaaatatgactcatctacttgattaattaaaaatatcaactcGATTAAATAGatacatatatgtacatgcaACGCCTACTTCTACATCATCATGATATATAGTagatatggttgaaattttaacaaaatggTGAGTCTAatatataatgattaatttgCTCATTCCTTGAATAGACTTGTAATAGAGGAgcttccatgatacttttacatCGGTTTTGCTAATTTCGATTGAATCAATTATTATAGCCAAA carries:
- the LOC107933305 gene encoding glycosyltransferase-like KOBITO 1 gives rise to the protein MPSHHHHHRSTPLLSATAASSSSSQSFVSKLLLLLTLLPLSLAALAFVLQWRGGGVSDPTIATSAAYSRWAPRGSHHEIFPGMETFSSLSPKSHSSSDCINLGRTSSHSLPYYGDWKFGFEANLRPKICITTSTSAGLEQILPWMFYHRVLGVTNFFLFVEGHAASPNVSKVLESLPGVKVVYRTKELEEQQAKSRIWNETWLSSFFYKPCNYELFVKQSLNMEMAIVMARDARMEWILHLDTDELIHPAGASEYSLRQLLLDVPSNVDMVIFPNYESSVERDDIKDPFTEVSMFKKNYDHLPKDTYFGMYKESTRGNPNYFLTYGNGKAAARIQDHLRPNGAHRWHNYMKTPNEIKLEEAAVLHYTYAKFSDLTSRRDRCGCKPTKDDVKRCFMLEFDRAAFIIASTQTEEEMLNWYRERVVWGDKDLRLKLLRKGILTRIYAPMAVIQGLRESGVFSSVIANTPTTISKDKFLASIDSSNSSRVVSPTTHASRKIGRSRQQQTSARKVLEIETNATDEAAAVPPLSPPAWTMTTFEQ